ggagggagggaggggaggggagggggagcgagggaggggaggggagggggagcgagggaggggagggggagcgagggaggggagggggagcgagggaggggagggggagcgagggaggggagggggagcgagggaggggagggggagcgagggaggggaggggagggggagcgagggaggggaggggagggggagcgagggaggggaggggagggggagcgagggaggggaggggaggggaggggagggggagcgagggaggggagggggagcgagggaggggaggggagggagggggagcgagggaggggagggggagcgagggaggggaggggaggggagggggagcgagggaggggaggggagggggagcgagggaggggcggggggagcgggggggggagagggggagcggggagggggagcgggggaggggagcggggagggggagcgggggaggggagggggaggaggggagggggagcgggggaggggagggggagcgggggagcaggggaggggagggggagcgagggaggggagggaagggggagcgagggaggggaggggagggggagcgagggaggggaggggagggggagcgagggaggggaggggagggggagcgagggaggggagggggagcgagggaggggaggggagggggagcgagggaggggaggggagggggagcgagggaggggagggggagcgagggaggggagggggagcgagggaggggagggggagcgagagggaggggaggggagggggagcgagggaggggaggggagggggagcgagggaggggaggggagggggagcgagggaggggagggggagcgagggaggggagggggagcgagggaggggagggggagcgagggaggggagggggagcgagggaggggaggggagggggagcgagggaggggaggggagggggagcgagggaggggagggggagcgagggaggggaggggagggggagcgagggaggggaggggattgggagcgagggaggggaggggattgggaggggaggggattgggagcgagggaggggaggggagggggagcgagggaggggaggggagggggagcgagggaggggagggggagcgagggaggggaggggaagcgagggaggggagcgagggagggggagggagggagggggaagggggagggagggagggggaagggggagcgagggaggggagggagggagggggaagggggaggggagggggaggggagcgggggaggggagcggggaggggagggggaggggaggggggaggggaggggagcgaggagggaagggggagcgagggggggagggggagggagggaggggagggggagggaggggagggggagcgagggagggaggggaggggaggggggagcgagggggggagggggagggagggaggggagggggagcgagggagggaggggagggggagcgaggggggagggggagggggaggggaggggggagggagggagggaggggagcgagggaggggaggggagggggagcgaggggagggaggggagggagggggagcgggggagggggagcgagggagggaggggaggggagggggagcgaggaggggagggggggaggggagaggggagggggggagggaggggggggaggaggggagggaggggagggggagggagggtggggagggagggtggggagggggagcgagggtggggagggggagcgagggtggggagggggagcgagggtggggagggggagcgagggtggggagggggagcgagggtggggagggggagcgagggtggggagggggagcgagggtggggaggggcagtgagggagctgagggagggaggggggggtgggggagtgaggggggggtgggggagtgagggggagtgagggagggagggggagtgagggtggggagggggagtgagggtggggagggggagtgagggtggggagggggagtgagggtggggagggggagtgagggtggggagtgaggggtggggggagtgagggagcggaggggcagtgagggagggaaggggggggagtgagggaggggggggagagagggagcggaggggcagtgagggggggagtgagggagcggagggggagtgagtgagcggagggggggatagtgagggagagggactgagggagtgaaggagagggagttggggactgggagggggagggagtggggtgggggtggggggggaggacttGGGCTGGACAGCCGACCCCGACTGTTTgggttgggtttttttttttcaGAGCAGAGAGAACTGATAActtttattcatgtcacaagtaggctcacattaacactgcaatgaagttactgtgaaaatccccgaatcaCCGCATtccggccggggggtgggggggggggggggttgagcaaaaaccttttcacccagggggtggtgggaatctggaactcgctgcctgaaagggtggtaaaggcagagaccctcataacatttaagaagcatttaggttgggttagccctgttgcctcacggcgccgaggtcccaggttcaatcctggctccgggtcactgtctgtgtggagtttgcacattctccttgttttagcgtgggtttcgccccccacaacccaaagatgtgcaggcgaggtggattgaacacactaaattgcccctcaattgggaaaaaaaaaatgaattgggtactctaaatttattttttaaaaaagaagcatttaggtgagcacTCAAAGTACACGATTGCGGACaacgtgctagaaaatgggattagagtagattggTGCttaatggctggcacagacacgaagGGCTTCTTTCTGTCCTGTAAAACCCTCTACTTCCAGTCATTATCTTCCTTGTCCACAGTGGGTAATGTTCACCCGAGTTGCTCATTTCCTCGCTGTTTTTTGCTATTTCAGGTAAAGTCGGAGTGTTCAGTTTGAGGAGGTCGGTGAAATCGTCATCATCCTCCGAGAATGAGGGCGAGGAAATACGAACAGTATGTACTGTCATATCATCCACCACTACAACAACCTATTGTTTTGGAATTGGTGGTGGGATGAGGGGTTGAGTTGGAGTTTGTCAGTGAAGTTCATGTCCTGATAATGTTACCCTCAAAATTTCAAGTGGTATAAATGTTAATTCATTAAAAGTTAGCTCATGATAAACATGAGTGCAGTGGTTCTTTAGTTCGCCTCTGTGTTCTGTATGTGCTAATGCAAATCATCCTGCTCCTGACCGTGATCACTGTGCAGTAACCCAGCACGCATACACACCAACACAGAAATGAGGACAGCAACAACAGTGCTGTGCATTCGTATAGTGCCTTTATTGTGGTAAAATGTTTCAAGGGCCTTCATCAGACATTAATCAGCCTAAAAACTGACTTTGAGCTACATCAGGATATAGTGGGACGTGACAAATAGTTTAGGCAAAAGAGGTAACTTTTAAGGTGAATCTTGGAGGGGATAAAAGGTGGAGAAGCTATTGGCTTTGCTGTGATTTCCCCCCTGCAGTTGAATATCCTGTCCGGTGGCGGGAGGGGGCTGTAATCTGTTTCTATTCCACTGGTGCCTGAATTTTACTACTTTTATTTTTCAGTTGTGGTGAAGCTTCTCTGCTTCTTTTGCAGCCCACCAACAAGTCGTTGCGAGCCCCGTTGCAGGATGTTTTACCTCGGTGCAGTGCTCAGCGAGACCTGACGAACCCGATTAACAAGAAGCGCTCAGAGGCTGTGCAAGGGTCGCACCTGACACCATTGATGTGCAGGCTGCATTTGCAGGTAAATGAGGAGAATCTGGCAATGGAACAAGAGCTATGCTGGAGAGCTGTGCGTGTCACTTGGGTCCAATTGAGCAGGGCAACACCTTTAAACATAGGaacaggatttgatttgatttgatttattattgtcacatgcattagtatacagtgaaaagtgttgtttcttgcatgctgtacagacaatgcacaccgtacatggggaaggaaggagagagtgcagaatataatgttatagttatagcaaggtgtagagaaaggatcaacttaatatgaggtaggtccattcaaaagtctgatggcagtagggaagaagctgttcttgagtcggttggtacgtgacctcaaactttggtatctttttcctgacggaaggaggtggaagagagtatgtccggggtgtgtggggtccttaattgtgctggctgcctttctggggcagtgggaattatagataatcaatggatgggagcctggtttgcgtgatggactgggctacattcacaaccttttgtagtttcctgcggtcttgggcagagcaggctccataccaggctgtgatacaaccagaaagaatgctttctatggtgcatctgtagaagttggtgagggtcgtagctgacatgccaaatttcctcagttttctgagaaagtagaatcgttggtgggctttcttaactatagtgtcggcatggggggaccaggacaggctgttggtgagctgtacacctaaaagcttgaagctctcgaccctttctacttcgttcccattgatgtagacgggcatgttctccactacgcttcctgaagtcgatgataattGTGGTGAacgactgtattaggggatgtaaggtaggacctgcactacaggtttgccggtagcccctgccagctggctccgcccacggagaactgtataaatatgcatgacctccagtgccctgccatttcgccagctgcagcaggaggccacgcatctgactgcaataaagctacagttgtacccaatctgcgtctttgtgcaattgattgcgcatcaataatctccttagttttgttgacattgagggagagattattgtcgtcgcaccagttcaccagattctcgatctcattcctgtactctgtctcgtcattgtttgaaatccgacccactacgatggtgtcatcagcaaatttgaagatcgagttggtggagaatttggccacacagtcataggtgtataaggagtatagtagggggctgaggacacagccttgtggggcactggtgttgaggatgatcgtggaggaggtgctgttgcctatctttactgattggtcATTGTAGCCCCCTCAAAGCTTTTTGCCACTCGATCAGATCGTTGCTGATCTGTATGTTGTCTAGCCCCCTGATTCTACCCAGTAACTTGGGGGTGCATTTGCAGGGGATGCTTCAACAAGTCGATGCTTTGAGGTTTATCTATTGTGGCTAGATTGAGAAACTGATGCTGCTGCCAACAGGAATGCAACATGGAACTGACAGTATTGGATTCTCACAGTGATAATGCAGTCTGCTGTTTGTGCTCCACTTGAGTCGCCTTCATCCTAACCctctaagggtggcacagtggttagcacggctgcctcacagcactaaagACTcggtttcaattccaaccttgggtggctgtgtgtggagtttacatgttctcctcgtgtctgcgtgggtttcctcgcacagtccaaagatgtgcaggctaggtggattggccatgctaaattgacccttcgtgtccaattaggtggggttacggggataggatgggggcctgacccggtagggtactctttcagagggttggtgcagactcgatgggccaaatggcctcctgcactagttATTCTATGATTCCAATCTCCTTTTCCTCGTATTTGTATAGCTTTGCCGTAAATGCTTCAATACTCTTTGCTTCAACCGCTTTCTGTCCTCCACCAAGTCACCAGTTAATCTTAAAGTTAGAAAATGGAAAAGCCAAGCTGTACTTTTCGCAACCTCAGGAGATGCATAAATGCTTTACAGCTAATGAGGTACTAGTCGCAGTCATCGTGTAGGAAACACGCCAGCcaattgcacacagcaagatcccacaaacagcagctagcTGATGAGCCACTGGTCGGATTTATTTTTATACAAGGAGCTTTTTCTTTAAATCCCATTGGCCGGGTGATAATTGTCAGCACATTGAGGAGAACGTGCCTGCTGACATCGTGTACTGGGGGCTTTTATAACAGGAAGACCTGTTCTCCCATTTTGTTTTATTGGACATGGGCATTGttgctgggtaggccagcatttattggacatgggcattgctgctgggtaggccagcatttattgcccatccctaatccccactggaactgagtggccAATTTGCccatttcagagtcagccacattgctgtgggtctgcagttgcatgtcggccagaccaggtaaggacggcagatttccttccctaaagtgaattagtgaacccgatgggttttcacgacaatcgtttcatgatcatcattagatttttaattccatttttttttttgtgtattgaattcaaagttcaccTTATGTCATGGTGAGATTTAAATTCAGGTCCCAGAGTAATACAGTGGGCACCTGGATTTTTAGTCCAGTGATAGTACCCTGGGCCACTACCTCGCCCAAATGTCTGATTAAAAAGATGGCACAATTGAAGTCTATAGAAATAACATTTAGCGGGTGTCAAATCTGCTGACGCTGTATCGCCTGTTTGTACTGTTGCACAAAGTCAAGATTGATCACATCTGGTCGTTCATGatcctgctgtttgtgggagctggcttgcacaaattggctgctgcattttccacCTTATTCTCGTGCCTGGGCCTCAAAAGGCAATTCATTGGCAGTaaggcattaaaaaaaatatagaaaatctttattataataatctttattgtcacaagtaggcttacattaacacggcaatgaagttactgtgaaaagcccctagtcgccacattccgccgttcgggtacacagagggagaattcagaattctcagttggtacgggaattgaacccatgctgctggccttgttctgcatcataaaccagctgtctagcccactgagctaaaccagacccaTGACAtcctatgaagaggtgaacggtgctatagaaatgcaaaacCTATATTCACATTCCTGGTTATCTCCATGTTGCTGACTGCAATTTCAGCTTTTGTTCTTGGAAAAGTCTCTGGTTTTCTCCTGAAAGTCTTTGCTCTGAATTTGCAGGATGAAGGCAGAGATCCCTTCCAGAAAATGTTGGTGAAAAAGGATTGTGTTCGCGTTCCGCAGGCAATGAGCCTGAGCTCGCTGGTGACACGAACAGCTGGACCTGGACTCAACAATGCGCTTCCCAAGTTCACGCTAACAGAAGACGATGATTCAGTTCTGGTCTGTGTGCGTGATGAAGCAATTCGATGTCCTCTACAAAAGGGGGAGCCAATCACCATTGAAGCACAGGAGGATCGCAAGCTGTCACTTGGTGACACCGCCTTAGCATCAGGGCTGACACGACACAGATCTTCGACCCTTGTTGAGACTGTAACTAAGCAGACAGCGACAGGTCCTGGGCCCAAGATGGTTGTGGGGAGCCCTCTGCCCGCAAACCTAGAGGTGGCAGGACAGCCAGATGTATTTCAGAGCAATTGCCCAGGAGTTGTGACCGAGAATTCCTGGGATATCATCCCTGAAATGGAGATAAATGAAGGAAGTACGAAAATGTGGCTTGAGAGCCAGATATCAGTTGATGGACTTTCCACATCACTTGGCAGTGGGTCTGTGGGCATAGACCAGGGAAATCTGCCTGGGATAGAAGTGAGGAAGACCTGGCAATTGGAGGGTGGTTTACACACTGGGAATGGGAAGCAAGAAGATGAAAAACGGGTGGAGGTGGGTGTGCTGGCGTCTGGGCAGGTGGAGGCGGGTGTGCCGAGGCCTGGGCTGGTGGAGGCGGGCGTGCAGAGGTCTGGGCAGGTGGCGGCGGGGTCTGGGCAGGTGGCGGCGGGGTCTGGGCAGGTGGAGGTGGGGTCTGGGCAGGTGGAGGTGGGCGTGGCGGGGTCTGGGCAGGTGGAAATGGGTGTTCTGGGGCCTGGGCAGGTGGAGGTGGGGTCTGGGCAGGTGGAGGTGGGTGTGGCAGAGCCTGGGCAGGTGGAGGTGAGCGTGGCAGAGCCTGGGCAGGTGGAGGTGGGGTCTGGGCAGGTGGAGGTGGGTGTGGCGGGGTCTGGGCAGGTGGAGGTGGGGTCTGGGCAGGTGGAGGTGGGCGTGGTGGGGTCTGGGCAGGTGGAAATGGGTGTTCTGGGGCCTGGGCAGGTGGAGGTGGGTGTGGCAGAGCCTGGGCAGGTGGAGGCAGGCACGGCGGGGTCTGGGCAGGTGGAGGTGAGCGTGGCAGAGCCTGGGCAGGTGGAGGTGGGCGTGGCAGAGCCGGTGGGCGTGGCAGAGCCTGGGCAGGTGGAGGTGGGTTTGGCAGAGTCTGGGAAGGTGGAGGCGGGCACGGCGGGGTCTGGGCAGGTGGAGGTGGGCGCGGCAGAGCCTGGGCAGGTGGAGGCAGGCACGGTGGGGTCTGGGCAGGTGGAGGTGGGCGTGGCGGGATCTGAGCAGGTGAAGGTGGGCGTGGTGGGCTCGGTGGAGGTGGGCGTTCCGGGGTCCGGGCAGGTGGAGGTGGGCGTGGCAGAGTCTGGGCAGGTGAAGGTGGGCGTGGCAGAGCCTGGGCAGGTGGAGGCGGGCACGGCAGAGTCTGGACAGGTGGAGGTGGGCGTTGCAGAGCCTGGGCAGGTGGAGGCAGGCACGGCAGAGTCTGGGCAGGTGGAAGTGTCCGTATTGGGGCCTGGGCAGGTGAAGGTGGGCGTGGCAGAGCCTGGGCAGGTGGAGGCGGGCACGGCAGAGTCTGGGCAGGTGGAGGTGGGCGCGGCAGAGCCTGGGCAGGTGGAGGCGGGCACGGCAGAGTCTGGACAGGTGGAGGTGGGCGTTGCAGAGCCTGGGCAGGTGGAGGTGGGCGCGGCAGAGCCTGGGCAGGTGGAGGCAGGCACGGCAGAGTCTGGGCAGGTGGAAGTGTCCGTATTGGGGCCTGGGCAGGTGGAGGTGGGCTCTGAGCAGGTGGAGGTGGGCGTATCGGGGTCTGGGCAAGTGGAGATGGGCGTGGCAGAGCCTGGGCAGGTGGAGGTGGGCGCGGCAGAGCCTGGGCAAGTGGAGATGGGCGTGGCAGAGCCTGGGCAAGTGGAGGTGGGCGCGGCAGAGTCTGGGCAGGTGGAGGTGGGCGCGGCAGAGCCTGGACAGGTGGAGGTGGGCGTGGCAGAGTCTGGGCAAGTGGAAGTGGGCGTTCCGGGTCCTGGGC
The window above is part of the Scyliorhinus torazame isolate Kashiwa2021f chromosome 12, sScyTor2.1, whole genome shotgun sequence genome. Proteins encoded here:
- the LOC140387134 gene encoding uncharacterized protein, with product METPRAGGKVGVFSLRRSVKSSSSSENEGEEIRTPTNKSLRAPLQDVLPRCSAQRDLTNPINKKRSEAVQGSHLTPLMCRLHLQDEGRDPFQKMLVKKDCVRVPQAMSLSSLVTRTAGPGLNNALPKFTLTEDDDSVLVCVRDEAIRCPLQKGEPITIEAQEDRKLSLGDTALASGLTRHRSSTLVETVTKQTATGPGPKMVVGSPLPANLEVAGQPDVFQSNCPGVVTENSWDIIPEMEINEGSTKMWLESQISVDGLSTSLGSGSVGIDQGNLPGIEVRKTWQLEGGLHTGNGKQEDEKRVEVGVLASGQVEAGVPRPGLVEAGVQRSGQVAAGSGQVAAGSGQVEVG